The segment GTCTCTCACAGACATTCTTCTCAACTTGCAGAACCGACTATTCACGGAATCAACACGATGAAACGTATAAAAACAAGCGGTTTTTCGCTTCTAGAAGTGATCGCAGCAGTTATCATTTTGGCAGTCGTCGCGGCGGCAACCGTAGCCACTGTAGCTCCAACGCATCAAAAGAACACCGACAACCTTGCCGAACGAGAAGTTGCGACCCTCAACAGTATGGCCCAGACCTACTTCCATGAAGTCGGCACCTATCCTCGAAACGTCAACGATTTGGTTACCCAAAACTATCTCAATAACGTGACGACTGCGGACAAGGCTCGCATCAAGAGTATCGTGCAAAACTATACCTACCATCGCGCAACCGGTGAATTCACCAAGAAGTAGATTTGCGATCACGCTAGCGATCCACTTGGTATTCGAAACCCTCAAACACATAATTTCAGCCTGCGGACTCGCGAGGTTCGACGTCATCAAGCAAACCGTTTGGTGGAAGCCGCCGTCGCACTGGCACAACCATCAAGTAATCAGCGTTGGTCCGAATTAGCGATTTTTTCGACACTTCTCGCTAATCGCCACCATCAAACTATCCGCCCCCAACGACCTTGCGTCGTTGGAGCGAACGATTGTTAGCTAAATCCTAGTGTTTTTCACATGATCGACCCCAACGGGCTTGCCCCGTTGGGTGAGCGAGATCTGATTCACCAACGGGACAAGCCCATTGGGGTCTTACTTGACAACGGTGCTGTTTTTAGCTGCCAATCGTTGGCTCCAATGGGGCAAGCCCATTGGGGGCCGCTGCAACAGTGGTGGCGATTAGCGAGAAGTGTCATTTTTTCCAATCAACAAACAAAAAATCGATGTCGCACAAATGCACCTAGCTGGAAATACCGGTTGTAACGCCTTGCGGAAGAGTAAATGACGCCAACTGCACCCTGTCGCTCGACTCACCGTCCTGGTTTGCGTAAGCGAGCTATATTTCACGAGTGCTTCGTCAAAAGATACCTTTCGGGTTGCATTTTATGTGGCTGTGGCTTCCAGCCGCAGCGTACTGAGGCAAGATGCCCCTGCCACTGTTTTGCCAAGTCTAAAATCAAGCGGTGACAAAGCACGAGGTTGTAATCATTCAACATCAAGGTGGCGTTACCGGACCATTTCCTGCCGCCCCTCTCCGTTGCGGATCTCTCTGTAGTGGATGGAGGAATGCTGAAGTCTATTACGGTCAAGAAGGATGGAATTAGTAGAAATGACAATTGTAATTGCAGAAGACGATCCCGCTTTTCGAAGCGTCCTGGCGTATACAATGAAACGCATAGGTTTTAAGGTTGAGTGCTTTGGAGATGGCGATGCGGCCTATGGCCGTTTGCAGCAGGGCAACGTTGACCTACTGATCACGGATCAACAGATGCCGTTCTGCAGCGGTGTTGAACTACTAAAGCGAATCGCCTGCGATCCCTCTCTCGCCGGTTTGCCAGCGATCCTATGCACCGCAAAAGGACTGGAACTTGATGGTGGCCAGCTGCGATCTCAGTTCAACCTGCTCTCCATCGAGCACAAACCGATCAGCCCCAGGAAACTCGGTAACTTGGTCGGGAATTATTTCGCCGCTACGTAGCGAACGTCGCCAAGACTTTCGTCGCCCTGCCGTATAAAACGAGACGCTTGACGAGTTTCGCTACTCGAGATGTCTTAGGACTCCGGTCGTAGCACCGGGAACAAGATCACGTCGCGAATCGAGCGTTGCCCGGTTAACAACATGACCAACCGATCGATACCGATCCCCAAACCGCCCGCGGGTGGCATCGCGTATCGCAGAGCGCGAACGAAATCGTGATCCATCTTGGCCATCGAATCCTCTTCATCCTGGCCTTCCAATTGAGTTTCGAACAATGCTTGTTGCAGATCGGGGTCATTCAACTCCGTGTAAGCATTTGCGACCTCCATCCCCAATACGAACAATTCAAATCGCTCGGCAATTTCCGGGTTGTCTTTTTTTCGTTTCGTTAACGGACAGATACTTGCAGGATAATCGATAACAAAGATTGGACCTTCGAGCGTATCTTCTACCTTCTCTTCGAAAATCTCGTTGCGGACGACATCCAAGTGTTTGTCGTCTGTCTTGATGCGAAGTTTCTTCGCCAACTCAAGAACGGCTTTTTCGTCAGCGGGATCGATCCCGGTCGCTTTCGTAAACAGATTGGCGTAGGTTTCTCTTGCAAATGGCAGCGAAAAATCGACCATTTTCCCATCGAACTCGCGTTTGAATCCGCCACCCGTTGCTTCAATGGCCGAGGCAATCAAACGTTCGGTCAAGTCCATCATCGACTCGTAATCGCCATACGCTTGGTAGGCTTCGAGCATTGTGAATTCTGGATTATGACGAGGGCTTAGACCCTCGTTGCGGTACACTCGTCCGAGTTCATAGACCCGTTCCATACCGCCAACCATCAATCGCTTCAAATGCAACTCGAGTGCGATCCGCATGAACAATTTCATGTCGAGTGCATTGTGATGGGTCAGGAACGGGCGTGCAGCGGCTCCCCCGGCGACGGTGTGCAGCGTTGGACCTTCGACTTCACAAAAGTGATCGCCATCGAGTGTTTGACGAATCGCTTTGATAATCTTGGTGCGGTTCATAAACGTGTCGATCACGCCATCGTTAAAGGCCAAGTCGGCGTATCGCATCCGCTGGCGTAAATCGGGATCGGTCATCCCTGCGTGTTTTTCGGGTGCCGGTTCGAGCATTTTGGTTAACAGGAAGAGCTTTTCGGCAAATACGGTTAACTCGCCCGTATTGGTCCGCCCCAATCGTCCTTGAACACCGATCAAGTCACCAAGATCGAACAATTTGGCCAATTCAAAGTCCTGTTCACCCACTTGCTTTTTGCCGATGAAAATTTGGATATTGCCCGTCCAATCTCGGATGTTCAAAAAGAACAGTTTGCCTGCCGAACGAGCCAAGCGAATACGGCCTGCGACGCGGACGGTCGGCCCCACTTCTTCACCAGGCCCATTTTCGTTTTTCCAACCGCGATAATCGAGTGATTCATCCTCAAAATCGGGAAGCTCCATTTCGCTCCCCTCGGCGGTAACGAACTTGACCTCGCCAGCCCGGCTTTGACAATCCGAGATAAAGAGTCGATCGTCAAAACGACTTCCATACGGATCGATCCCCATCTCAATGATTTGGTTGAGTTTCTTCCGTCGGGCGACGCGTGGGTCCGTTAAGTCCTCGTTAGCTCGGTCGTTACCGTCATCGGATGGATTGTCGTCAGGTGTCTTGTTCATGGATTTTGAAGGTCGGGTCGGTGTATTGTGTGAACACAAAGGAATGCTAACGTGTCGAAATATTAAGCAAGATTGTCAACTTCATCGCCAAAATACGCAAGGACCAGATAGGGAAATGTGAAAAACAGCGGCAAACGCGGACTTGGCAATCCTTGGTGTTTACTCCTAGAGTGAAGACGACCAGCGTATGCATAGCAACTCGTTGCCAGGCTCCCGCCTTGCGGCGAGATGTTTTCCTCACGCTGTGCTCGGTAGGCAGGATCCGCCAACGATTGTGTTCTAAGGCGGGTGCCTAGGAACCATTTCATTCCCCCACAACGGTTCGTTGATTTGAAAACGCTTGAACCTGTCCAACCGCGAAAACGCCGTCCGACGAGCGATCCGGTTGCCGATGATATAGTTGCCAATGAAACAGTGACGACTGATTCCGTCGCCGATCATTTGGCGACGGAAAATACAGAGCAGTCGTCGAAGCCAAAATCGCGGTTCGCCGGCTCCGCCTGGGAGCCATTGACGATACCGCTTTACCGGGCGTTTTGGATCGCTTCGTTTGCTTCGAATCTTGGGACATGGATCCATGAGATCGGTGCGGGATGGTTGATGGCAAGTTTGGATCCATCGCCTCAAATGGTCGCTGCGGTCCGGACGGCAATGACGCTGCCAATTGTCTTCTTGGCAATCCCCGTCGGTGTGATGGGAGACCGAATCGACCGCCGGCGGCTGTTGATTTTGACCCAATTGATTCTATTTTCCGCAACCGCCTCGCTGGCAACCTTGACGCTGTCTGGAATCATCACCTCGTGGATGCTACTTGGCTTGACCGTTGCCATGGGCATCGGAATGGTGATTCATGTTCCGATCTGGCAAGCGTCCGTTCCTGAACTCGTCCCTAAGAAGCAGTTATCGCGCGCCGTTGCGCTCGGCAGTATTAGTTTCAACCTGGCCCGGGCGGTCGGGCCGGCAATCGGTGGGTTGTTGATTGCGATAGCTGGTCCTTGGATCGCCTTCGCTGCCAATGCATTGTCGTTCGCCTGTGTACTGAGCGTCCTGTTTGCTTGGAAGCGAGAACGACGTGAATCGTCGCGTGGCTTGTCGTTCCAGCTTTCACTTTATCAAGGGCTTCGATTTGTGACAAGAAACCGCTCGATGCGACATGTCTTGATCGGTGTGGTGTTGTTTATTTTGCCCGCCAGTGCGTTATGGTCACTGCTGCCGCTTGTAGCGAAACAGCATTTGAATTGGGGGGCGAGCGGTTTCGGATTTCTGGTGGGCTGCGTCGGCGCCGGAGCCGTCTCGGCCGCTGCGCTACTACCGCGTTTGCAACATCGGTTTGGAATCGACCGTACGATCGCGTTCGCGATGGCCGGTTTTGCAATCGGATTGTGTTTGCTAGGGATGACAACACAGGTTGTCTTAATCAGTGCCGCAACGCTGACCATGGGCGCTTCGTGGATGATCACATTGACCAGTCTGAACGCAACGGCACAGGTCATTTTGCCAGGGCGTTTGCGAGCACGCGGGATGGGGTGCTACCTGACCGCAATGGCTTCTTCGATGGCACTCGGCTCGGTCGTATGGGGCCGATGTGCCGAAATCACCTCGGTACCGAGCGCTCAAGTCGCTGCGGCCGTATTGCTGTTTCTCTTTGCCGGCCTAAGTACAAAGTTCGCAGTAGGCGATCACCTGTAGACTGATCGCCTGCAGGGTGATCGCCTGCAGGGTCGACGGAGCAAGGTTAGGGATTCATTGCCAATTTTAATCTGATGAGACGTCATGCCCACACATTCGGCGCGTCGCTTCGATCGTCCCGAACCCACCGTCACAGAGTCGAAGAATCAGGCTGCCTATGGTCGTTAATCTTCACATGTGTGGTGATTCGGTGTCCAATCTGAACGATCGATCCTTCACAGCGATCGTGGCCCTTCGATGACATCCCACTCATTAGCCCAGCTGCTCGGCTCGCTGGGGGCTACGAAGTCACGCAGTCGACCGCATGTTTCCAACGACAATCCGTTCTCGGAAAGCCAATTCAAAACAATGAAATACCGACCTGAATTCCCAAAGCGCTTTGGTTGCTACGAAGATGTCCTACGGTTCTGCCGGAAATTCTTTGGATGGTACAACAACGAGCACTATCACAGTGGCATCGGCTTGCTGACTCCAGCATCGTTGCACGACGGCCAAGCCGAGGAAATCATTGCTGCAAGAAAATTAACGCTTCAAGACGCATGGAAGAACAACCCCGAGCGTTTCGTGGGCCGCATACCGAAGCCCGAAAGGATTCCAAAAGCAGTTTGGATCAACGCACCCAAACGAGAGCGTGAAATAAAAGACGAAGCCCCTCAAGCAAATTGCCAGAGGCTCCTCAAGTCACGTCTTTGACGCACCCTCGATCCGGTTATCCCTCAATGGGTTGCGTCTCCGCAGAGCCCACGTCTGTTTCACCAGACTCTTCAAAGGTAAACAAACAAAACACTTTGAACACCCGAGTCATGCCAAAAAAAATCTCGGGGGTTCGGGGGCTGGCCCCTGATCAGCCTGAACTTTTACACTAATCGTGAATTAAAGTTGTCTCACTATCGTTGACACATTCCGGGGTCTGCGGATAGTTGATACTGTGTCAGGGGACCAGTGACAATTGGTTTAGCATGTACGAAAGCGAGGAACTCGGTGGTCATTAACCACGGAAAAACCTCGGTCCACAGGTGGGCCCTTGCCCCAAGCTGCGCATATGTTTGCCTCTTCTAGTCTTTAAACAAGCTTCGCTTGTTTAAGGACTAGGTTACCTACTTAACTTTGGTTACGAACTGATGAAAGACGGAATCACTCGAATCATCAACGGTCAGCTCTAACGCTCCCTCTTTTATCTCCGTGCCTTCGTGCCTCTGTGAGAGCCCTCCAACACCCAGTCCAACATTCCCAAATCGATCCGAGACATAATTTCTGATCCTCGCGAAGCGTTCCCCTTGTATTACGAGGCTGCGTGATGGGTTCTCACAGAGGCACGAAGGCACAGAGGAAAAAAGATGAATGAGAACCCTCCGATGACAACGACACCAACGCAGCTTGCGTCTGCCGGATCCTGTGCAAAAGCTCAACAGGATCGTGCTCATGTTGGATGAACGAGCCGGACAGGTTGCCTCCGCAGTGTGCAACATAATCAACCTGTAGACTCCCTGGAGCGACGTCATTCCATTCAGAAAAAGTCTTAACCGCGATTGCCGCACGGATCTTTTTCTTGGGTCGAATATATTTTTTTCCAGTTGCCTTCTCACGTATCGGTCGGAGGAGTCGGTCGATGGTCGCGGCACTTGCCGACAGCACCCGTGTTCTCAGGGATTCGTCAAGATCCATGTGGCCATGCGATTCCATCGATTTGAGTAACTCTGGCAGAATCGCTTTGAGACGTTTTCAGCATAATCGATCAGAGGATTCCCAAAGCGTAACAAGCACTTCCTTAACCGCGCGGTCGTAAATTTTGCGGCCCACTACTTCGCAATCGACAGAGGACGAAGCTTCTCGGTGAGCGAGCACCCGTAATGCGTACTTGCGTTGGTGCCCGGTAATCGTTTCTTCACT is part of the Novipirellula aureliae genome and harbors:
- a CDS encoding prepilin-type N-terminal cleavage/methylation domain-containing protein, whose product is MKRIKTSGFSLLEVIAAVIILAVVAAATVATVAPTHQKNTDNLAEREVATLNSMAQTYFHEVGTYPRNVNDLVTQNYLNNVTTADKARIKSIVQNYTYHRATGEFTKK
- the lysS gene encoding lysine--tRNA ligase; translation: MNKTPDDNPSDDGNDRANEDLTDPRVARRKKLNQIIEMGIDPYGSRFDDRLFISDCQSRAGEVKFVTAEGSEMELPDFEDESLDYRGWKNENGPGEEVGPTVRVAGRIRLARSAGKLFFLNIRDWTGNIQIFIGKKQVGEQDFELAKLFDLGDLIGVQGRLGRTNTGELTVFAEKLFLLTKMLEPAPEKHAGMTDPDLRQRMRYADLAFNDGVIDTFMNRTKIIKAIRQTLDGDHFCEVEGPTLHTVAGGAAARPFLTHHNALDMKLFMRIALELHLKRLMVGGMERVYELGRVYRNEGLSPRHNPEFTMLEAYQAYGDYESMMDLTERLIASAIEATGGGFKREFDGKMVDFSLPFARETYANLFTKATGIDPADEKAVLELAKKLRIKTDDKHLDVVRNEIFEEKVEDTLEGPIFVIDYPASICPLTKRKKDNPEIAERFELFVLGMEVANAYTELNDPDLQQALFETQLEGQDEEDSMAKMDHDFVRALRYAMPPAGGLGIGIDRLVMLLTGQRSIRDVILFPVLRPES
- a CDS encoding MFS transporter gives rise to the protein MTTDSVADHLATENTEQSSKPKSRFAGSAWEPLTIPLYRAFWIASFASNLGTWIHEIGAGWLMASLDPSPQMVAAVRTAMTLPIVFLAIPVGVMGDRIDRRRLLILTQLILFSATASLATLTLSGIITSWMLLGLTVAMGIGMVIHVPIWQASVPELVPKKQLSRAVALGSISFNLARAVGPAIGGLLIAIAGPWIAFAANALSFACVLSVLFAWKRERRESSRGLSFQLSLYQGLRFVTRNRSMRHVLIGVVLFILPASALWSLLPLVAKQHLNWGASGFGFLVGCVGAGAVSAAALLPRLQHRFGIDRTIAFAMAGFAIGLCLLGMTTQVVLISAATLTMGASWMITLTSLNATAQVILPGRLRARGMGCYLTAMASSMALGSVVWGRCAEITSVPSAQVAAAVLLFLFAGLSTKFAVGDHL
- a CDS encoding integrase core domain-containing protein, with protein sequence MTSHSLAQLLGSLGATKSRSRPHVSNDNPFSESQFKTMKYRPEFPKRFGCYEDVLRFCRKFFGWYNNEHYHSGIGLLTPASLHDGQAEEIIAARKLTLQDAWKNNPERFVGRIPKPERIPKAVWINAPKREREIKDEAPQANCQRLLKSRL
- a CDS encoding response regulator; this translates as MTIVIAEDDPAFRSVLAYTMKRIGFKVECFGDGDAAYGRLQQGNVDLLITDQQMPFCSGVELLKRIACDPSLAGLPAILCTAKGLELDGGQLRSQFNLLSIEHKPISPRKLGNLVGNYFAAT